One Nothobranchius furzeri strain GRZ-AD chromosome 7, NfurGRZ-RIMD1, whole genome shotgun sequence genomic window, TAACATTCCTTTTCTGGGTCCTCCCTTTAACTAAATTTAATCTTATCTATTTTAAATCAAATTAAATGCTTCAAAACATTCATCTTAAATGAGTCCAGATAGCTGAGTAGAAACTTGTTTTTAGGATGATCTAAAGTTTAAATCACTATCTGGGTCTTGATTCGTTCATCCATCCAGTGTGAAGAAGAGCACTGCTGGTTACTCACGGCCTCTCAGTTCTAGATTAGATTGTTGTGAGatgcaaacatgaagtgggactcAAATTCAGCATGCCCTCTGACCCACAGGGGTTACGCGCTGTGATACCAGTAAACGATGGCTCCGGTCTGTGTCCTGATCCTGGTCCTGGTCGGCTGGGCAGCGGGCCACAAGCTGGGCGACAATGTGACCCTTTATGTCAATAAAGTAGGTCCATATCACAACCCTCAGGAGACGTATCACTACTACACCTTACCTGTGTGCAGACCGGAAAAGGTCAGTGTTTGATCTGTGTTTCTATGTAATTAGTGTGTTGCAGCACAGAGAAAGGAGgcattcattattttatttaaGGTGTAATTTTATCTGACTGCAGCAATAAAAAGATGTCATGTATCGAGAGATGTTAGATGATATGTTGCTTGTTACCTTGGTGCTAACAGGATGAGTGCATATCAGCTTACTTTGATGTTTTCTTATGAATGCATATAATTACTGTGTGTATGTGGACTGTAAACCTTTTCATTTCTTTAAACTCAAgttgttttaatttaaaaatatcaTTCAGTTCATTAAATGGTCATTaatcattttttctgttatttaagaGCTTAAAtatcaccagcagcagcaaaaTGAAGCACCTTGGCGCCATCCAGGGGTCAAATCCAGCTGAGATAACTGCGTAACAGAGAAATGTGGGTGCTGGGGAGGAGTCTAAATAAAATAGTGTGAATTTGtgagatttattaaaagaaaacagCAAAATAAGCTTTAAGTTTCTTAATAATGAAGGATGTAAACTCAGTTTCTCTGATCAGAAGCTTTTCATGAAACTCCTGACGATGATcagtcaatcaaattttatttgtagagcaccttccacaacgttatcggaagcccaaagtgctgaacagcatcatcataagaaaaacattcccagtacatgggcataaaagcaagataaaaacataaaatcataaaatatcaagcaaacaatATTACAAATAAAGAGAGATAACGGAAATAAGACTAATCGatcaaaaacaaatggtggacaaaataaaatcaagcatctgggttaaaaagaagaagaattaaaaccataatgtcagggcaattcaaagaaccctagcgctaaaacgcaatcaaataaaaatgagtctttaaacgagacttaaagacttgaagggatggtgcctgcctaatgctcatggGTCATATTGTATCAGTCCTTATCTATGTTTGTGTTATGCTTCGACAGATTTCAAAATAAGATGTGTTTTGTTCTTTTTGCGGAAGGTTTGAACTCCTTGTAGCTTAAGAAAATTATATTTTGTCGTCTAGCACCAAACTATCAGTGATGAAGGTTGACTGTTTTCAGTCTAACTGCATTAGGTTCTGTTCTGAGCTCATTTTTCTGACATAATCATCGTCACCCTTTAATGCAGGTGCACCACAAGTCCCTGAGTCTGGGAGAAGTGCTGGATGGCGACAGGATGGCAGAGTCGTTGTATCACATCCGCTTCGGAGAAAACGTGGGGAAGAAAGTCCTCTGCCAGCTCACTCTGTCCGAAAAACAGGTCATTTCCAGGAGATAGACTCCGTCATGAACGCACCTTAATTTGCCAACAACGTGTTTAAAATTCCAGAaattgcagtttttttttaaagttttttgttGACTAACTTTTATGAACTCTGAAACGCTTGTTGGTGCTTGTGCGCGTCAGGTGGACGAGCTTCGCGAGGCCATCGAGGAGCTGTACTACTTTGAGTTTGTCCTGGATGACATACCCATCTGGGGGTTTGTGGGCTACATCGAGGAGAGCGGCTTCCTGCCTCACAGCCACAAGGTGAGAGGAGGAATCTGGTCTGTGAGGTCGGCTGTTTGTGCTGATCTCTTTCCTTTAACCTGTCGACCCCTTTGACCTTTACCAGGTGGGCTTGTGGACTCACCTGGACTTCAACATCGAGTACAACGGCGAATCTGTGATCTTCGCAAACGTCTCGGTGAAAGACGTCAAGCCTTTCCCCCTGGAGGAGGGGGCGGGTGCTGCGGTGGGTGGCATGGGAGTCGGGGGAGGCAGCCTGACGGTCACACACACCTACAGCGTGCACTGGTATGAGTCCAGTCTGCCCTACGCCCGGAGAGCTGAGCGCCTCCGAGACTACTCCTTCTTCCCTAAAACCCTGGAGATCCACTGGCTGTCAATCATCAACTCTCTGGTGCTAGTGGTGCTGTTGCTGGGCttcgtcatcatcatcctcatgagGGTCCTGAAGAACGACTTTGCTCGGTTAGTGAGCAGAGATTTTAATCTCGCTGGCATCTCAGCCAGGCTCTGATGCACGTCTGTGATCCCTGCAGGTATAACGTGGAAGAGGAGGGCGGCTGTGATGATCTGGACCAAGGAGATAACGGATGGAAGATCATCCACACGGACGTGTTCAGGTTTCCTCCTTTCAAAAGCCTGCTGTGCGCAGTGCTGGGAGTCGGAGCTCAGTTCCTAACCCTCGCCACCGGTGAGTCTTGCGTCAAACAGCCCAAAAAACACCCTGTTGAATTCTAAAACACACCTGTTTGCCTCAGCCATCATCATCATGGCGTTGCTGGGAAGGTTCAACGTACATCGCCATGGCGCCATCAACTCTGCGGCCATCGTCCTGTACGCTCTGACCAGCTGCGTGTCGGGGTACGTCTCGTGTAGCTTCTACACTCAGATCAACGGCCAGCGCTGGGTGTGGAACATCATCCTCACGTCTTCTCTCTTCTCAGGTGAGCGTCTTGACATTCCACCTCACCTTTGGCTCACCCCACATGTTATTCATCTTCTAGATTTTTATCTTGCAACACTTTATTTCTACACTGTTAACCTTCACGCCGGTGCTGTTTTAATCTTGTACTGTACAATTTGTACTATTAACACATGTCTTAACCATTTGGTTCCTTACAAAATGATGGTTAATgggcagataaataaaataaattatggtTTATTTGAAATAAAATTGATAAATCTGTAGAATGTTTGTAATTTTGAGTCACATTCCTGgttttttaaaccaacagcaaaattgttcaagcaggaagaaagaaacataaaaacacacactAAACATTAGTCTCAAATGTGTTTAatcattattttttcatttttctagTCGAAAACAAAAGTTTTTCAGGAGAAACACAGATTAGAAGAGTGTTCACATCatgaatgtattaaaaatagcCGCATTGCTCATAATTCTAATAGTTCACAACTCTTGTGTTGGCTGATCTGTTTTCAGATGCGTTAACCATGTATCACCACTAGAGGGtgacacattattattattatgcctcACACAGCTTGAATCCAAcaaagttgttccaaaaacatgcttaatattcaccaataaATGGAAACTCAGCAGCAAAACAAGCAATGCTAATTTCATGAAGTCCTAGGCTAAAATTCATCTTCCCTTTGCTGGTTTATGGTTGTAAAAATCCATGTTATAGTAAAAGAAACCACttttttacctgctggagagCTTTTTTAAGTATCTGATGCCACATGACATTATTTTTTGGTTCTCCGTAATAAAAAAACTCCACAAAGTGTACTCAGCCGCTCTAAAATACCGTTGAAGAGAGATGCACTGGTGTTATTTTCTTAGCTGACAGGTGGAAATCGACTGAGGTTCAACAGATGACTTGTTCGCACACGTGCTGAGCTTTGAGGATTTTATCTCAGAAAATGTTCTAAAAGGAAAGAAATACTTTGAaagtttttaatcttttcagaagCAAATAAAACATTGTCAGGGTCCATGTTTGCTGTGTTGCAGGTATTATAAAAGTTTTACTGGTACTGATTCTTATCATTCCAGAAATAAGTCTTGCAGTACATGCTGGACGATTTCACTGCTGTTATGTTTAGTCACACTGCCCGGTTTGAGTCTGTGGTGAAAGAATGAACATCAATGCCTTTTATTTGATTTCCTGGTGATTTTGCTTCTGCAGCAAATGAGTTGTGATGCTTTTTCAGGGCTGAGAGCTTTTGCCAACTCAGCATCTATTTATTTAGCTTTAGCCAATAGGAATCGTGCAGATGAGGGTGTTTGtcaacaaaacaaattaaatTGGCCAATGAGTTTATGGAACTTACTTTTTATTTAATCAGCTGAAAGAGTTTAAATACAGCTCTCTAATAAATGATTAATGCTTTAATCACACCAGTTGTCCACTGGAAACGCTGATAACACATCTTATTAACCCGGTTTCCAGCTCCTCTCTTCCTGACGTGGAGCGTGGTGAACTCTGTTCACTGGTGGAGCGGCTCAACTCAGGCTCTGCCCGCCACCACCGTGCTCCTCCTGCTCGGCGCCTGGGTGCTGGTGGGCTTCCCCCTCACCGTCATCGGCGGCATCGTGGGAAAGAATCGGGCCGGGAACTTCCAGGCGCCGTGCCGCACACGTAACATCCCCCGGCAGATCCCCAAGCAGCCCTGGTACAAGCACGCCGTTATACACATGGCTATCGGTGGCTTCCTGCCGTTCAGGTGAGGAAATGTTGAATCTGAACATCACAAGTGTTAAGCTTCACACTGAACTCTACTCCAACGCCTCCCTCAGCGCCATTTCTGTGGAGCTGTACTACATCTTTGCCACCGTTTGGGGCAGAGAGCACTACACCCTCTACGGCATCCTGCTGTGCGTCTACGCCATCCTCCTCTCAGTGGGTGCCTGCATCTCCGTGGCGCTGACGTACTTCCTGCTGTCTGGTGAGGACTACCGCTGGTGGTGGCGCAGCGTGCTAAGCACTGGATCCACGGGCCTCTTCATCTTCGTCTACTCAGTTTTCTACTACCGGAATCGGTCTTCCATGAGTGGGCTGGTGCAAAGCACGGAGTTCTTCGGATATTCGCTGCTCACAGCGCTAGTCTTCTCTCTGATGCTGGGCAGCGTGTCGTTCTGGGCCTCGCTGACGTTCATCCGCTACATCTACCGTAACCTCAAGATGGATTAAAGCCGGGATTCGACGCGGACCGTCTCCATCAGACACACGTCTCCGGTTGTGTTAACGGGAGAAGAAACAGGGGCCTTTAACTTAAAATGAAGAGTATGTAAAATGGCTGAATAAGGAAGAGTTGGGATTAAAGCAGATTTAAGTAAATATGTTGGTGAAAAGGGACGATGTCTCCACGTTGGGGGAGTAAAACACTACAGAGCTGGTACCTAATCAAGTGTGTATGTAAGCCAAGTGAGACCAAAATGTTCTAGACTGGTTGTATCGCCTCCAAAAACATGTAGAGTACATTTATTAAACACGCGAGTATTATTACTAGAACTGGTCTGAGGGAGACTCCCCACAGTGGATGAAAGGAAGGAAGGATGCCTTGTAGATTTTTGCTTTTGCAAAATGTTGGTGATGGGCGCAATATTGTAATTGTATCCATGTATTCTACGCTGGTTCTGATGTAAATAGCCTTTTCAATAAAATGCTTTTTAATATAAACCCTGTTAATGTCACCTAATTAGCACACACCTGGTTAGAGTTTAACACGAAAACCTTGTGGCTAAAGGTCAACCAAACACCAAAGATCACAAAACGACTTTTCAAATTGAACACAtgtatttttaaaaaaatacacTGGAAAGTGTTTTACGCACTCGTTACAAAACTGCAAAGCAAAATTAATCCTGTTGCTGTCACAAAACACCAAGCAGTTTAAAAATGGAAGAAATGCTTTTGAACATTTGAAAGTACAAGGAACACGTGCACGTCGCCTGAGGACAAAACCTCGGCTAACAAGGCAGCTATTGGTTGGCGTACAACAAGGGGGGGCCTTGGCGGTTTCTCGGCTCTCCATCCTTACTCTCATTGCGCACAGAGCTGAATGCATAGAGATTCGGCTCCAGGTGGCTGCTGGCAGGTGCCCCAGACCGCCTGTTCACATGAGGTATGGCAGCCTGAGGCAAGTTAACAGACCAGGGTGGGTaaccagcagatccagctgccagGTAGTAGGCCTTCAGCGCGTGCTGGTTGCAATGCTGCCTGAGTGGAGGACATCCTTCGTCTGAATACTGAAACACACCAAGATAAATTAAGAAAAAACATCAAAACCAGACCACAAAGTTAGTTAAATCAGTTACACATATTTTAAGCTGAGTTACTCACAGGAGAGGGCATGCTGGAGAATGTAGGTGCATACACCGATCCATCTCTATTTTGGCCAGAAAACTCCAACTGCCAGTTGTTATCCTTCTGAAGTCTCCGGAGCTTCATCCTACGGTTCTGAAACCAGGTTTTCACCTGTAAAAGAACAATGAGATCATGGCTGTTCAAAGCACAAGTAAATGTAGTCACTCACCTGTTTGTAGGTCAGATTAATCTTTTCTGCCAAGTCCTTCATCTCTTTAGGAGTGAGGTACTTCTGAATTTTGAAGCGCTGACTAAGAGCATTCATCTGAGCCCCTGAGAAGGCAACGCGAACCTTTGATGTAGGTTTATTTGCAGCGGGGCTTTGAGGACAGTTCAAGTCAGTTTGGGGTGCAGCAAGACGAGTTGGATCATTGGTGCTCATGTTCTCAGAAGTGGAAAAAGTCTGGGGCTCATCCATGAGAGAGCTGGAAACATCCTCGCTGCCTCCTGCAACAGCTCTCTGCATCCACAGAGACGGGTCCGTCTGGGGAAAGCCAACTTCACGGCTGCTGCCAGAGCTCCAATAATCTGAACCAAGAGGAACAGTTTTACTGATCAATGAACTGCAAAGGTTCATCAACAATATCGTTTTATTGTAGATCGGTCCTTATTGGGGAAAAAACAATCTATAGACTGGAGGTATTAAACGTCATAAGTTCTTCATGAGGGTTTCCAGCAGGAATTATCAGAAAACATGACGTGATAAATTGACCTAAATCAATTTGTTGGTGCAAATCAACCACTCTGCCGCTAGATGTCGCTCCTTCGTGTGTTCTACGCCAAACTGGCGGGATGACTGCAAACCATTTTCCACCCAGAATGGAGCTGAACCGAACCTCACGGGCCAAATTTGAAGAGGCCATTTTTACTGTTCAGCGTGGACATGTAAGCAACAATTATTGCAAAGACGTTTTATCAGCCTGTTGAAAAGCTCCGTTAGCTTTGTTGGCAGTGCTAGCTCACTCACTGGGTGAGGTGTGCGCCTCCGAGTCGCTGACAGAGTCCTGCCTGGCCCGTTCCGCCTGGTTACCCCAAGCTTCAAGGGCAGCAGTCCGGTAGGGTCTAGCTGCCAGCAGCAGGTGACCTGTCTGGGGATTACCGACGTAGACAAGACCCGAACCCTGATAGCGCTGCCCGTTCACGGTGTAAGAACCGGAGCTGACCCCCGGGGACCCCTCCTCGGTCTGAACGGCGTTGCTGGCGGTGTAGCAGGCCTGTGCTGTCCCGGAATTATAGCTGAAATCCGTAGGGGCGCTCTGGCTCCAGCCGGAGTTCTGTTCGGGCGTATACACGACGCCGTAGGCATACGCGTGGTAAGAGTGGTTATAGTTGTAAGTTGTCTGATTCTTCCAGTCCGCCATTTTTCTGCTAAACGTTGAGTCTCTCGATAAAAAAGAAACACCGCTAAAATACCTCAGCAGGTGTTGCTGAGAATTAAAAACATGGCGCGGTGGTAAAGTCCGAATGAAATAAACGGAGACTGACGTGAAAACAAACCGGTAGGTTTAAAATCTGCGCGCGGCCGTAGCTCCGCCTCTTGGTTTTAAGCGCCGGTGTGAGGGTGGAGGCGCGCGCCTCACCTCAGCCAATCCCCGTCATCCATCAGGCATCTGCGCAGGTAGGGTCAGTCACGTGTCACAttttaacacaaaaaaaaaaaatcgaaATTAAGAAAGGAAAATAAAcccaacttgatcagtttaattcAAGTTCCAATagtttcagttaaatttgataatTAGATTCCGTTTCTTCTTTGAACTGGATATCAGGTTGCTGCTCAAAAAGTGCTAAACAACTCTTTATGACCTCTATTTGTTTCATTCTAACTTACATTAGATATTATATCTGTAAATGTTACTTTGAATAACAAAATTCTGttttctcttatttttgtctgtgTTTCTAAATTAATTTCTAACATTTAAATTCATTTATTTCCACACTGCAAACACTGACTCGTGAAACTTACAGCAACACAAAAGTTTACCTCCTCTTTTGTCCTGAGCCGTTAAAATATTGACCACAGTTTCTTTTGTCCTCACAATTTTATCTCGTAAAATAATTGTTTAGGTTTTGTAGATACTATTTGGGGTTAGACTTTTTAAAAACCTGCATCTGCAGGGAGGTTTTAACTCCTCCCTGCAGCATCTCCCCAAACAAACAGATCTTCCAGGTTGCTCCTGGACATGTTTACAGGAACTTTGCTTGGCCCTTGTCTTTGTGTCTTTTCACAAAGATGATTCAGATTAGCTTGTGTGTGTTGTCCTCCTGAGCTTGTTTTCCTTTCTCCTGGCCTACATTGGTGTGATAATGACTCTGTTAGTGGTGAATTGATGTGAAGAGTGATCTTATTGGGGACATTTGCATCCCTAAGTGTTGTTTGGTCTTGCAGGGTTTGTTTGATGCAGTACGAGCTGGTGGGGCGGTGCAGGTGTGCCATGGATTAGCATAGGTATGTGGTGAGAGGATGTCTTTGATGACCAGctgggctgtttttttttttttaggggaAGTTATACCAGGAAATTTGTCTCTGCACTAGAAGTTGCAGATGTAAATTAGCATCAtcctatgttttttttttggagaattttcatatttgttttctttttaaaagttCATAAAATGTTAACTTTAACTTTCTTCAAGTTAACTTTTTCCATCATGGAGTTTGTAAAAATGTAAGTGGACTAATATGTTGTTTTTCTAAAGTAATTGTAAAGGTTACCATTGTTGAAAATGTGAATTATGGACAATAATGTTAAAAATTAATATATAATCTTTTATACTTTTTAGTTAGTCTTAAACCTTTTGTGACTTTTGTAAAATAAGTCAGTCTTCTGTCATTTAACATAATCACATAGTCACATATTTGAGTTTCTGCGTGTGTTATGTACACGTAGAGTAGAATAAACCGACCAGGAGGCCGCCTGTTTGTGAGTGACTGCAGAACAATATTTTTGgttttataaattgagaaaattcACATTTTGAATGATTTTCAAACTGTGCACGTGTGATTCAATGGTAATCTTTTGACTTGCTTGTGGCCGAGCTATTTAGCAGACAACACCAATTTGTGAAATTTGTGAAACAGTAACTAAGTACCTAAATGTGGTTGGTTTTAAAGAAAAAGTATGAAAACTGCAGCTGTGTTAAAAGGTTTCCTGACAAAACAGAAAATTGGCTGCAACCATGAAGATGGTAGACAAGACCATAAACATTGTGTCTTCCGCTCCAGTAGGGGGCTCTGTTTGTTTGGGTCTTGGTAAAAGCTCTAAAATCCGAGGTCCCTTGAACTCAACTCACGTGGACCTGCTGGCCGGTGTTCTGTCCGCGTGCAGACTGGACCAGTCCGAGCTAGAGAGACTGAAGTCTGTCACACCCAAACCCACCGGATAACTACTTCTAACTCCTTTTGCTgcctccgtttcttccctggtgtCCTGAAGACAAGGGATTAGTTTACATGTTTGACAGTCCTGTGAGCCTCATCGCGGCGGGACAGCTCACTCATCATCGTTAGGTGTTTTTATCAGACGTTAACGCTCCGTTGAGGTTAgcttaaaccaagcttaagttgaTCGTGTCCCATCAGGATGACAGCGGAACTTGAGCAGCTTCTGTCACAGCTGACACAGCCCGACAATGCTGTCATTCAGCAGGTAACACCTCCAATGACTGGGTTAAAGACATCGACATACTATACGTTAAAGATGACAGCTGCTTGGCTAAACCGTTAGAAAACAACAAGAATCGTTAGCTAACTAAGTTAGTGGACGGCCCTGCTGTTCTGGACGAGTATGAGCTAATGACTGTAAAGGAGATAATGTATTAGTCTGGTTATCTAATTAATAAATACTTCTTTTATTTCAGGCCACAGCGCAGCTGAAACAGGCTTTCAAAGATCCAGCCATCATACCAGCCCTGTGTGCTGTCATGAGTGGCTCTCAAAACCCTCAGGTATGTTGACACTGGGCAGAGCCACCTAAATCCTACTGGATCACTTAATTCCGGAATGATTAAACACTCAAAGTAGtacaaaatatataaataaaccaATCTTTGAGGGTCAAATCCTGTCATTTGTGCAAAACAGTTGACTAAAAACcaatttttttgtgttttgttgaCTTTTTTGTAAAGGTCACCACCCAATAAAACACTTACCAAGGAgtcaggctgaatgtgtgacaattggacataaataagacattattattgttattaataataGATAGGGTTATTATACGTTTTGAAATTTTAAACTAGGATCAAAACTATGTGTTAATCTCTCTTTGGTCAAATTCAATGAAGGTGTCCAAGCATCTGAAAATGTGtcattttggttttatttatatatttactgcATTAAAATCACAAAAAGTCAACCTAATACAGATCTACTGTTATACAGTCCACGGAACAGCTTTTATGAAGTAATTAATAACCCTGAGGTTTCTAACAAACACTTAAATGTATTACATTCGTCATATGAAACAATACTAATGCATATAGCAATATTCTAACTCCTTCAAGCAGTATTTTAATATTTAGGGTCGTAGCTGTG contains:
- the tm9sf1 gene encoding transmembrane 9 superfamily member 1 is translated as MAPVCVLILVLVGWAAGHKLGDNVTLYVNKVGPYHNPQETYHYYTLPVCRPEKVHHKSLSLGEVLDGDRMAESLYHIRFGENVGKKVLCQLTLSEKQVDELREAIEELYYFEFVLDDIPIWGFVGYIEESGFLPHSHKVGLWTHLDFNIEYNGESVIFANVSVKDVKPFPLEEGAGAAVGGMGVGGGSLTVTHTYSVHWYESSLPYARRAERLRDYSFFPKTLEIHWLSIINSLVLVVLLLGFVIIILMRVLKNDFARYNVEEEGGCDDLDQGDNGWKIIHTDVFRFPPFKSLLCAVLGVGAQFLTLATAIIIMALLGRFNVHRHGAINSAAIVLYALTSCVSGYVSCSFYTQINGQRWVWNIILTSSLFSAPLFLTWSVVNSVHWWSGSTQALPATTVLLLLGAWVLVGFPLTVIGGIVGKNRAGNFQAPCRTRNIPRQIPKQPWYKHAVIHMAIGGFLPFSAISVELYYIFATVWGREHYTLYGILLCVYAILLSVGACISVALTYFLLSGEDYRWWWRSVLSTGSTGLFIFVYSVFYYRNRSSMSGLVQSTEFFGYSLLTALVFSLMLGSVSFWASLTFIRYIYRNLKMD
- the nanog gene encoding homeobox protein NANOG; translation: MADWKNQTTYNYNHSYHAYAYGVVYTPEQNSGWSQSAPTDFSYNSGTAQACYTASNAVQTEEGSPGVSSGSYTVNGQRYQGSGLVYVGNPQTGHLLLAARPYRTAALEAWGNQAERARQDSVSDSEAHTSPNYWSSGSSREVGFPQTDPSLWMQRAVAGGSEDVSSSLMDEPQTFSTSENMSTNDPTRLAAPQTDLNCPQSPAANKPTSKVRVAFSGAQMNALSQRFKIQKYLTPKEMKDLAEKINLTYKQVKTWFQNRRMKLRRLQKDNNWQLEFSGQNRDGSVYAPTFSSMPSPYSDEGCPPLRQHCNQHALKAYYLAAGSAGYPPWSVNLPQAAIPHVNRRSGAPASSHLEPNLYAFSSVRNESKDGEPRNRQGPPLLYANQ